AACGAGGTGATACTGTCGGCGGGGACGCTGGGGAGCCCGCAGCTGCTGATGCTGAGCGGCGTGGGCCCGCAGGCGCACCTGGAGGCGCACGGCATCCAGGTGCTGGTGGACCAGCCCATGGTCGGGCAGGGCGTGGCCGACAACCCCATGAACTCGGTCTTCATCCCGTCGCCGGTGCCGGTGGGGCTCTCCCTGGTGCAGGTCGTCGGGATCACCAAGTCCGGCAGCTTCATCGAGGGCGTGAGCGGCTCCGAGTTCGGCATCCCGGTCTCCGACGGCGCCCGCCGCCTGGCCAGCTTCGGCCTCTTCTCCCCCCAGACCGGGCAGCTCGGCACGCTGCCGCCGGGGCAGAGGACGCCGGAGGCGCTGCAGCGCGCGGCGGAGGCGATGAGGCGGCTGGACAGGCGGGCGTTCCGGGGCGGCTTCATCCTGGAGAAGATCCTGGGGCCGGTGTCGACGGGGCACATCGAGCTGCGCAGCACCGACCCGCGCGCCAACCCGGCCGTGACCTTCAACTACTTCCAGGAGGCGGAGGACCTGGAGCGGTGCGTCCGGGGGATCCAGACGATCGAGCGGGTGATCCAGTCGCGCGCCTTCTCCAACTTCACCTACGCCAACACCACCGTCGAGTCCATCTTCACCGACTCGGCCAACTTCCCCGTCAACCTGCTGCCGCGGCACGTCAACGACTCCCGCTCGCCGGAGCAGTACTGCAGGGAGACCGTCATGACCATCTGGCACTACCACGGCGGGTGCCACGTCGGCGCCGTCGTCGACGACAACTACCGGGTGTTCGGGGTGAGGGGGCTCAGGGTCATCGACAGCTCCACCTTCAGGTACTCCCCCGGCACCAACCCACAGGCCACCGTCATGATGCTCGGCAGGTAAACGCAAGTCTGAGATGACCCCCGCAATTATACTGATCTGAATGAATGAATCAACTCTACTAACACAACTATGATAACTCTGTACAGGTATATGGGCATAAAGATTCAGGCCGAGAGATGGAGGAAATGATATTTCACGGAGCCAAATTTGCATGTAATTCGTGGCATAATATTGTATTTGGGGGACCTGGTTTAGAACAGATTAATTTGGTTTTTCCACTTATTCTCTAGGCATAGTCTTTTAGTGCCTGTTTGTTGATTACTATGAAACCCAGACATCCCTTTAACATGCATTTCTCTGCATtgcaaaataagaaagaaaacTTATGTTGCAAAGGCATGATGGTGGTTCAAGCAACAATACTTCGGTAAAAAAATGGAAACCGGTTGCAACATCCACCCACCAATTTCCATTGATGACAAGAGTAGCAAACCAAGGCCCAACATTGCTTCAAAAAACTGTGCAGGATGCATTTACAGTTTTGCACTAGAAACTTAGTTTCATCAAATTACATATAACATACTACTATTTCTCTTGGTGGTTGTCACTTGCTACAAACGCCAGGTTCCCTTCAGAGGGATCCAGCATGTAATCATCTTACCTATACAGGGACCGAATACATGTAAAAGGAACATGATTAGTTAAGACGGGAACAACCAAAAGGCAGAAATGACTTgaattttttttccttgtttccaACTTGCCCTACTTGCCTGCTACCTACATATTGGCTTGCGAAATTCTCTCCCTACCTATGTTATCAGGAACCAGAAAGTGCTACTTCGGCATCTCTGTTGTCCAGAATACCCAAGAAGCCAACAATTGCATTCTTGCATAAGCAGAATTCATATTGTGAGGTTTTCCTGGATGGCCGTGAAGGAGCCACAAATGTTTCCGCCCATGTCTGGGAATGTCGCACATCCTGGCAAGGGTTTCACCTTGCCTTTACGGTCAACACTTACAGGGTACTTGAGGAGGTGGCCTCTCATCTCAGTCACCTCATTGGCAAAGAACTGATCCCAGTTATGTTGCCCGAGTTGACGAACCCGCCTCATGCACTCTAGGCTCTCTGGATGGTTAAAGTCTTCCTCGATAATTCCAATATGCTCAGCCCAGAGGGACATTCTGTAGCCATAAATCTACATAAAAGATCACCAAACTTGATTTAGAGTATAATCCAGAAATACCAGCTGCGTCATAACTAGATTATTACCCTATAAGAGATGAGATGATATACCCCGACAACCTTTTTCACTTGCTGTTTTAGAATGCACATATTAGTATTTATATTCACATAAGAACTGTACTTGTATAATTGCCACCAACAGTATTTATGTGCCATTACGTGTCTATAGTTTAGTGTATATATAATAAAAAAGGGTAAATGTTAAATAGGTGTAGTTGGAGGCAGTCTCTCTGAAAACGTAAAAAATAAGTTAAAACAATTGTAATGAAGCAGCGGTTCTAAGCAACGCATAACATCAGGAAGACAAGTACAAAATCTGCAGGCACAATCTCAAAATGCAAGCTCATGAGAACACCTGTCTTCTGCAGGTACCAAAAAATGTGATTCAGCAGCTTGAACTTGAAACATGAGGCATTACCTGTCCACGGGGAGCAGAAATTTTATTTGCCCATGTATACTGTGGTTGATATGCTCCCATTGCAATCTCAGTATCTCTGATCCCTTCCATCGACCTCTGGTTGATATTAGCTGATCCAATGATCACATATTCATCATCTACAATCATACCTTTTGAATGTACATAAACCATGAATCTCCTATTTTTCCTAGCTTGATCCTGAATAGCAAGTAAAAATAAGTTTCATGTCACAACAACTAGTACATCAAATAACTAGTGAAAATTCAAATACTGCGAGAAGTTCAAACTATCCCCACAAAAAATGTAAAATTTTGGCAGAGCATCAACATAACTTGCGAAATCACTTCAATTGTTCATCCAAAGGCCTGTCTTAAGCAAAAGTGCTCAAgtagtccctggcagaaaaactcaGTTGTATGCACTGGCCATTTGGTCTACATGTATGACCAAAAGAACAAGACCTTCTATCAAGTTACTTTTAAGAACTAGGGATATGGCCGTTCACAGTAAGATTCATCTGCAAAGAGCCAGTGGCAGAAAGAAACTGACACTTTGATGCTGTGGTGCATCATGCATCATAAAGGCTACCAGAATCATGTCAATATTTTACCAAGAATAACAGAAACTCGGTTCATGCTAAGGTCACATAAGCTCAACGTGTCATGACTACTCTCTTTACTATCATGATTGAAACTAAACCAGTTCAACCTTACTGGAACAAACCAAAACTGCAGGTTAGAGCCAGCATAGCGTgttgaaacttgaaagaaaaacaagAGAGAAATTCACACCTGAGGATTATTTGCAGTACTTGGAGTACTAGGGCTGTCCCCAATTTCACGATTGCCAagacaaaagaagttcaaataatcCTGAGGCTCATATTTATCATCCAGACCTACTTCTTTCAAGGCCCTATATATTGTCTCATACATCATTTGCATTGTTTTGTTCTACAATATAAGAGAAAGACAAAACAAGTGATTACACAATATAAACAGACTGGGTATGCTCCACCACAACAAATTAGGAAGAAACAGGGTGCTTAATCGAACCTGCCAGTAAAGAATTCTTTGTGTAGGAGCACCAGTTGGATTACCCTCGGGCCACATAGGAACTACTATGTATGCAGAAAACCTCTCTTTTGCCTTAATCTTGTTTGCAATTTTGAGAGCAATTTCAATTGGTACCAAATTGTTAGCCCCTGAAAGACAACAATTTTACCATCATGAGTTGGGATCAATCAAAGAATTTGGTATATTCTGCATTTTCATTAGATGGACACAGAATCAAGGAGTTGTATCAGAAATGGATACAACTGGACTGTGCACTAATATTCTTCTAAGGATGGGTGTCTGTTCATTAGTCAGATCATACAAAAGAAGAAACAGAGAACTCTAGAACATGATTACCAATATCTTTGTTTGAATCCCAATTAAATGAAGAACCGATGAAGTATTGGTTCTCAATGTAAATAAAGTGTTGGGCTGCCCTGATGGCATTCACATAAGCTGTATGTATGCTCATATCAATTAGTACATTCTTCCCACAGACAAGATTCTGTTAGCAAAAATAAAAGTGTTAGTCAGCAGCACAAACTGTAGAATATAATGTCATGTTGTGTTTCGGTTTATCAGTTACCTTCATGGTTGCTACTCGTGGGTCCTTTGGAAATCCCTTGGCAGAGTTTGAGTCAATAGAGCGAAACACCTATTTTTTAAAGTAAAAGGAGACTAAGAGAGTTGAACGCCTGAGTCaaaacaagaaggagaacactTTGAATCTCCCATTACAGAAAACTGTAAATACCTGAACATGCCATGTCTCTGGGTCATTGTCGCTAAAATAAATTGCATCATCAATGTTTACAATATCATGTATTCTTTCAATCTTGAGAAGTGCATCATCGTTTGATTTCCCCAACTTTTTAATCCCATGGCGTTTGGATGCCTTCAACCAACGCTCCTCAAAGTTCTTCAGAACATCATAAGCTGCTGGACCATCGATCCTGGAATGCAAGTCATGCCATGGTTCCCTTGGGCCACGGGCATCAACTGTCTGCAAGCAGATGACAAGGACAAATACTTTCAGAGCAGTGACAAAAATAAACTGAGAATATGGTGACATGCAATTATTATTCCTAGTACAAGATGATCTCCTTCTGATGACTAAGAACCAAACATCACAAAAGGTTCCTACTCTTCTCAAAATTAAGACTATGGTAACTGTTACTCAGTACATGAGAAACTGAACCAACACACAAGTATGTCTTTCTAAACAATCTGCTTCAAGACACAAGTATATGATAAGGAATCAGAAACTTACAGCAAAGTTTGGATTGTAATAATCCTCCTTGTGTGAAGTTTGAAGAGTCTGAAACAGAGGATGCCCAGGTGTATCATAGCGCCCACCGCACAAATCAAGACCTCCGACAAAAGCAATTATTTTTCTCCTATAATTGCCGGCATCAGCATCCACAATAACTGTTTTCTGATGATGAGTAAAAATGGTTCCTGTTTCCTGGTTTTCAAGACCTTCATATGTTAAACAAATGGCACTAATGATTGGTACAATACAATACTTGATATACCATAGAACTGCATTTTGTGATTAGATATATTATATTTATTTTACTGGCCAAACAGTGAACCTACTCGGAAGTATATAACACAACAGCATGAT
This DNA window, taken from Triticum aestivum cultivar Chinese Spring chromosome 1D, IWGSC CS RefSeq v2.1, whole genome shotgun sequence, encodes the following:
- the LOC123181387 gene encoding protein HOTHEAD isoform X1; amino-acid sequence: MPSSPAQMALGRARSPTLVLAAAVLGALCVVALSEDEQLENLRFVQHAQDAPLVSHYNYIVVGGGTSGCPLAATLSEHSRVLLLERGGLPYRNMSNQEHFTDALADTSLASPAQRFVSTDGVVNARARVLGGGSCLNAGFYTRASNEYVRTAGWDAGLVNSSYRWVERALVFRPDVPPWQAALRDALLEAGVTPDNGFTFDHVTGTKIGGTIFDNSGQRHTAADFLRHARPRGLTVVLYATVSRILFRSQEGVPYPVAYGVVFADPLGVQHRVYLRDGGKNEVILSAGTLGSPQLLMLSGVGPQAHLEAHGIQVLVDQPMVGQGVADNPMNSVFIPSPVPVGLSLVQVVGITKSGSFIEGVSGSEFGIPVSDGARRLASFGLFSPQTGQLGTLPPGQRTPEALQRAAEAMRRLDRRAFRGGFILEKILGPVSTGHIELRSTDPRANPAVTFNYFQEAEDLERCVRGIQTIERVIQSRAFSNFTYANTTVESIFTDSANFPVNLLPRHVNDSRSPEQYCRETVMTIWHYHGGCHVGAVVDDNYRVFGVRGLRVIDSSTFRYSPGTNPQATVMMLGRYMGIKIQAERWRK
- the LOC123181387 gene encoding protein HOTHEAD isoform X2, giving the protein MPSSPAQMALGRARSPTLVLAAAVLGALCVVALSEDEQLENLRFVQHAQDAPLVSHYNYIVVGGGTSGCPLAATLSEHSRVLLLERGGLPYRNMSNQEHFTDALADTSLASPAQRFVSTDGVVNARARVLGGGSCLNAGFYTRASNEYVRTAGVTPDNGFTFDHVTGTKIGGTIFDNSGQRHTAADFLRHARPRGLTVVLYATVSRILFRSQEGVPYPVAYGVVFADPLGVQHRVYLRDGGKNEVILSAGTLGSPQLLMLSGVGPQAHLEAHGIQVLVDQPMVGQGVADNPMNSVFIPSPVPVGLSLVQVVGITKSGSFIEGVSGSEFGIPVSDGARRLASFGLFSPQTGQLGTLPPGQRTPEALQRAAEAMRRLDRRAFRGGFILEKILGPVSTGHIELRSTDPRANPAVTFNYFQEAEDLERCVRGIQTIERVIQSRAFSNFTYANTTVESIFTDSANFPVNLLPRHVNDSRSPEQYCRETVMTIWHYHGGCHVGAVVDDNYRVFGVRGLRVIDSSTFRYSPGTNPQATVMMLGRYMGIKIQAERWRK